From the genome of Nocardia sp. NBC_01503, one region includes:
- a CDS encoding 3-oxoacyl-ACP synthase III family protein produces the protein MPHSRFESIGAYLPSKRVTTEELLAQLKETPGFDLEKITGVKERRFRDTATENPEDSYILAMNAAQDCLSRSQYAASDLDVIISTSITRSKGSRMYMEPSFAGSLARELGARPDTISFDLSNACAGMMTGTYILDRMIRSGAVKRGMVVSGEAITPIAETAVNEITEKYDLQFASLTVGDSGAAVILDESVDEDDRIHYIELVTASEFSHLCLGMPSEKSQGVSLYTDNRKMHNESRFLLWTDTQGNFMADRGITFEDEGFDYIIHHQFGAGAIPFMNAIAAREFGSPMPPDLNVIEKYGNTSTTSHFIVLHDQLSQQNIASGSKVLMVPAASGVVGGFLSTTISSLKV, from the coding sequence GTGCCGCATTCTCGATTCGAGTCGATAGGCGCCTATCTGCCATCCAAACGCGTCACCACCGAAGAGCTCCTCGCGCAATTGAAGGAGACTCCGGGATTCGATCTCGAAAAAATCACGGGCGTCAAGGAACGACGCTTCCGCGACACTGCCACCGAAAACCCTGAAGATTCATACATTCTCGCAATGAACGCGGCGCAGGACTGTCTGTCCAGGTCACAGTATGCGGCCTCGGATCTCGATGTGATCATCTCCACCTCGATCACGCGCAGCAAGGGCAGCCGGATGTATATGGAGCCCTCTTTCGCGGGCTCCCTCGCGCGTGAACTCGGCGCGCGGCCGGACACCATTTCCTTCGATCTCTCCAATGCCTGCGCCGGAATGATGACCGGCACATACATTCTCGATCGAATGATTCGATCGGGCGCTGTGAAGCGCGGCATGGTGGTCAGCGGCGAAGCCATTACTCCCATTGCCGAAACCGCGGTGAACGAGATCACCGAGAAATACGATCTGCAATTCGCGTCGCTCACCGTGGGCGATTCCGGCGCGGCCGTGATTCTCGATGAATCCGTCGATGAGGACGACCGGATCCACTACATCGAACTGGTCACCGCGTCGGAGTTCTCGCACCTGTGCCTGGGCATGCCCAGTGAGAAGTCACAGGGCGTATCGCTGTACACCGACAACCGCAAGATGCACAACGAGTCCCGCTTCCTGCTCTGGACCGACACCCAGGGCAACTTCATGGCCGATCGCGGCATCACGTTCGAGGACGAGGGCTTCGACTACATCATTCATCACCAGTTCGGCGCGGGCGCGATTCCGTTCATGAACGCCATTGCCGCACGCGAGTTCGGCAGCCCTATGCCGCCGGACCTGAATGTCATCGAGAAGTACGGAAATACTTCCACCACTTCACATTTCATCGTGCTGCACGATCAGCTCAGCCAGCAGAACATCGCATCGGGATCCAAGGTCCTGATGGTCCCGGCCGCCTCGGGCGTCGTCGGGGGCTTCCTGTCCACCACGATTTCATCCCTGAAGGTCTGA
- a CDS encoding SMP-30/gluconolactonase/LRE family protein, giving the protein MRIRKALVGGLATAQLGAGAVLGVPGMATAAPDSTSCGNWAKAAVASGFGSLENLAFDGRGGLLLSEISLTGSGGGLRRLAADGARELAAPVESPGGIVINGSNAYVNSGNTFASGVSNSPDGKIVSVDLATGAMTTVVSGLHMPNGLAQLPDGGFVVSRDLGPDAVLTRVAADGSGAHSLAPEFTLTNGVAYDPARRKLFVSTTFDATTTIGAIDIDHPDAAPQRITLPGFGPLNSADDLTVGPDGAVYVALNAAGRVVRVEPDTGAWCTIADGLPFVTSVRFGAGPGWDPNSLYATGFLGTVTRLTR; this is encoded by the coding sequence ATGCGCATAAGGAAAGCCCTGGTCGGCGGTCTCGCTACCGCACAACTCGGTGCCGGGGCGGTCCTCGGTGTGCCCGGAATGGCAACCGCCGCACCGGATTCCACGTCCTGTGGCAACTGGGCGAAGGCCGCCGTCGCCTCCGGCTTCGGCAGTCTGGAGAACCTCGCCTTCGACGGCCGCGGCGGTCTGCTGCTGTCCGAGATCTCGCTCACCGGCAGCGGTGGTGGTCTGCGACGGCTCGCCGCCGACGGCGCGCGCGAGCTCGCCGCGCCGGTGGAATCACCCGGTGGAATCGTCATCAACGGCAGTAACGCGTATGTGAACTCCGGTAATACATTCGCCAGCGGCGTTTCGAACTCTCCGGACGGCAAGATTGTCTCGGTCGATCTGGCCACCGGCGCGATGACGACCGTCGTTTCCGGTCTGCATATGCCCAATGGTCTGGCGCAGCTGCCCGACGGCGGCTTCGTGGTCAGCCGCGACCTCGGCCCCGATGCGGTGCTCACCCGGGTAGCGGCCGACGGCTCCGGTGCGCATTCCCTCGCTCCGGAATTCACTCTCACCAATGGGGTCGCCTATGACCCCGCGCGACGAAAACTATTCGTCTCCACCACTTTTGACGCCACCACGACAATCGGGGCGATCGATATCGATCACCCCGATGCCGCACCGCAGCGCATTACCCTGCCCGGTTTCGGTCCGCTCAATTCCGCGGACGATCTGACCGTCGGCCCGGATGGCGCGGTCTACGTCGCGCTCAATGCCGCCGGTCGCGTGGTTCGGGTCGAGCCGGATACCGGCGCCTGGTGCACCATTGCCGACGGTCTGCCGTTCGTGACCTCGGTGCGTTTCGGCGCCGGACCCGGCTGGGATCCGAATTCCCTGTACGCCACCGGCTTTCTCGGCACGGTGACGCGTCTGACGCGATAG
- a CDS encoding AMP-binding protein, producing the protein MRTATYWQAIDRFRAVVADQPDREAVIFPHGQTDAGLPEYRHLTYRELDAWSDTIAAHLAAAGVGRGTRTIVLVLPSPELYAIMLGLLKIGAVPVVIDPGMGLRKMLNCLRAADAQAFIGIPQAHAARVLFRQYFRDVRVKITVGPRWLWGGQTLQSWGTPAAAARPVGNAAHGASARLNELIAALENSRSKGGVSAAKAVATAERMRPIVSSRLRSLRDTVVGARGRCEQVAGGSAVAVDDSALLADRVPAPADELLLIAYTTGSTGPAKAVEMTHGNLSSMVDQVDAARGRIAPDTSLITLPLVGILDMLLGARCVLPPLVPSQVGSTDPAFVADAVNRFGVRTMFASPAVLIPLLRHLEQTGTKVPTLHSIYSGGAPVPDWCIAGLREVLAADAEVHAGYGSTEALPMSTIESRELLGGLVERAHHGEGTCIGRPAENVRARLVAITDDPLPTWHDAQAREAELVSTRGIGELVVAGPNVSTRYYWPREANLAGKIADGDTVWHRTGDLAWIDEQGRIWFCGRKSQRVHTADGPMFSVQVEQVFNTLPGVVRTALVGVGDRGAQQPVLCVEAEPGTDTVLLAAQLRSRAVEFEVTSTVSTFLFHPKFPVDIRHNAKIGREQLAVWAAQRLGEDK; encoded by the coding sequence GTGAGGACCGCTACCTACTGGCAGGCCATCGACCGCTTCCGCGCGGTCGTGGCCGACCAGCCCGATCGGGAGGCCGTCATCTTCCCGCACGGGCAGACCGACGCCGGGCTCCCGGAGTATCGGCATCTGACCTACCGGGAGCTCGACGCCTGGTCCGACACCATTGCCGCGCATCTCGCCGCGGCCGGTGTCGGCCGCGGCACCCGCACCATCGTGCTGGTGCTTCCCAGCCCGGAGCTGTACGCGATCATGCTGGGGCTCTTGAAGATCGGAGCGGTGCCGGTCGTCATCGACCCCGGTATGGGACTGCGCAAGATGCTCAACTGCCTGCGCGCGGCCGACGCCCAGGCGTTCATCGGCATTCCGCAGGCGCATGCCGCACGGGTGTTGTTCCGCCAGTACTTCCGCGATGTGCGCGTGAAGATCACCGTGGGGCCGCGCTGGCTCTGGGGCGGACAGACGCTGCAGAGCTGGGGCACCCCGGCCGCGGCGGCCCGGCCGGTCGGCAACGCCGCACACGGTGCGAGCGCGCGACTGAACGAATTGATTGCCGCACTGGAGAATTCGCGGTCCAAGGGCGGCGTCTCGGCGGCGAAGGCCGTTGCCACGGCCGAGCGGATGCGGCCGATCGTGAGTTCGCGGTTGCGTTCACTGCGGGATACCGTGGTCGGCGCGCGCGGGCGGTGTGAGCAGGTCGCCGGGGGATCTGCTGTCGCCGTTGACGATTCGGCGTTGCTGGCCGATCGGGTGCCCGCACCCGCGGATGAGCTGCTGCTGATCGCGTACACCACGGGTAGCACCGGTCCGGCCAAGGCCGTGGAGATGACGCACGGAAATCTGTCGTCCATGGTCGATCAGGTGGATGCGGCCCGGGGACGGATCGCTCCCGACACCTCGCTGATCACCCTGCCGCTGGTCGGGATTCTGGACATGCTGCTCGGGGCGCGCTGCGTACTGCCGCCGCTGGTGCCCAGCCAGGTCGGCTCCACCGATCCGGCCTTCGTCGCCGATGCGGTGAATCGATTCGGGGTGCGGACCATGTTCGCCTCACCCGCCGTATTGATCCCGCTACTACGGCATCTGGAGCAGACCGGGACGAAAGTTCCTACGCTGCACAGCATTTACTCCGGCGGCGCACCGGTGCCGGACTGGTGTATCGCCGGTCTGCGCGAGGTGCTCGCCGCCGACGCCGAGGTGCACGCGGGGTACGGGTCGACCGAGGCGCTGCCCATGTCGACCATCGAATCCCGGGAGCTGCTGGGCGGACTCGTGGAGCGGGCGCATCACGGTGAGGGCACCTGTATCGGACGCCCGGCCGAGAATGTGCGCGCCCGGCTCGTCGCCATTACCGATGACCCGCTGCCGACCTGGCACGACGCGCAGGCGCGCGAAGCGGAACTGGTGAGCACGCGCGGTATCGGTGAGCTGGTGGTCGCGGGGCCGAATGTGAGCACCCGCTACTACTGGCCGCGCGAAGCCAATCTGGCGGGCAAGATCGCCGACGGCGACACCGTCTGGCATCGCACCGGCGATCTGGCCTGGATCGACGAACAGGGTCGAATCTGGTTCTGCGGGCGCAAGAGTCAGCGCGTGCACACCGCGGACGGTCCCATGTTCTCGGTGCAGGTCGAGCAGGTCTTCAATACCCTGCCCGGGGTGGTCCGCACCGCCCTCGTCGGCGTCGGTGACCGCGGGGCGCAGCAACCGGTGCTCTGCGTGGAAGCCGAACCCGGAACCGACACAGTGCTGCTGGCGGCGCAGTTGCGCAGCCGGGCGGTCGAATTCGAGGTCACCTCGACGGTCTCGACCTTCCTGTTCCATCCGAAGTTCCCCGTCGACATTCGGCACAATGCCAAGATCGGCCGCGAGCAGCTCGCCGTCTGGGCGGCACAGCGGCTCGGAGAGGACAAGTGA
- the rsmI gene encoding 16S rRNA (cytidine(1402)-2'-O)-methyltransferase, with product MSGEPGSIGRLVLAATPMGDIGDASQRLRDALGSADIVAAEDTRRTRSLAKALEVEITGRVVSFYDHVETARIPMLLEEIEGGRTVLLVTDAGMPSVSDPGYRMVAACVERGLPITCLPGPSAVTTALALSGLPVERFCFDGFAPRKSGQRKEWFRTLATEPRAVAFFEAPHRLADCLADAVEILGPNRRAAVCRELTKTYEEVIRGTLAEVAAWAVEGARGEITVVLEGAQKVSADPADLVDRVEGLAAAGLRLKDACAEVASTSGVSRRELYDAVLAARAADN from the coding sequence ATGAGCGGCGAGCCGGGGTCGATCGGACGATTGGTGCTCGCGGCTACGCCGATGGGCGATATCGGGGACGCTTCGCAGCGGTTGCGCGATGCGCTCGGATCGGCCGATATCGTCGCGGCGGAGGACACGCGGCGGACGCGTTCGCTGGCCAAGGCCCTGGAGGTGGAGATCACCGGGCGGGTGGTGAGCTTCTACGATCACGTCGAGACGGCGCGAATTCCCATGCTGCTGGAGGAGATCGAGGGCGGGCGCACGGTACTGCTGGTCACCGATGCCGGTATGCCGTCGGTGAGTGATCCCGGCTATCGCATGGTCGCGGCCTGTGTGGAGCGGGGTCTGCCCATCACCTGTCTGCCCGGACCGTCCGCCGTGACCACCGCGCTGGCACTATCCGGGCTGCCCGTCGAGCGTTTCTGCTTCGACGGTTTCGCCCCGCGCAAATCCGGTCAGCGCAAGGAGTGGTTCCGCACCCTGGCCACCGAACCGCGCGCGGTGGCGTTCTTCGAAGCCCCGCACCGGCTCGCCGACTGTCTGGCCGACGCCGTGGAAATACTCGGCCCTAATCGCCGGGCAGCGGTCTGTCGCGAACTCACCAAGACTTACGAGGAAGTCATCCGAGGCACCCTCGCCGAGGTCGCCGCGTGGGCGGTCGAAGGCGCGCGCGGTGAGATCACCGTGGTTCTCGAAGGCGCGCAGAAGGTTTCGGCGGATCCGGCCGACCTGGTCGACCGCGTGGAGGGCCTGGCCGCCGCGGGCCTCCGCCTCAAGGACGCGTGTGCCGAGGTCGCCTCCACCAGCGGCGTTTCCCGTCGCGAACTCTACGATGCGGTCCTGGCCGCCCGCGCCGCCGACAACTGA
- a CDS encoding NAD-dependent epimerase/dehydratase family protein, whose protein sequence is MTEGMKKALVTGASGFLGGAIARRLVREGGYDVAILVRPTSNLRDLADVIDQVEVLHGDLTDRVSLERATKGIDVVFHSAARVDERGTRDQFVAENLTATERLLRSARRNGAQRFVFISSPSALMDRDGGDQIEIDESVPYPRRYLNLYSETKAAAERAVLAANGAGFSTCALRPRAIWGAGDRSGPIVRLLSRAAAGTLPDLSFGKQVYASLCHVENIADACVQAASSEKVGGKAYFVADAEQTDVWGFLGEVATGLGYAAPSRQPNQRVLNAAVAVIDTVWRIPFIATRWSPPLSRYVVALMTRTATYDTGAAARDFGYRPVVGRDTGLIEFLAWLQTQGGIVELTKDLR, encoded by the coding sequence ATGACCGAAGGCATGAAGAAGGCGCTGGTCACCGGCGCGTCCGGCTTCCTGGGCGGCGCCATCGCGCGCCGCCTGGTCCGCGAGGGCGGCTATGACGTCGCGATTCTGGTGCGCCCCACCAGTAATCTGCGCGATCTGGCCGACGTCATCGACCAGGTCGAGGTGCTGCACGGCGACCTCACCGATCGGGTCTCCCTGGAGCGCGCCACCAAGGGCATCGATGTGGTCTTCCACAGCGCCGCCCGGGTCGACGAGCGAGGCACGCGCGACCAGTTCGTAGCCGAGAACCTCACCGCCACAGAGCGTCTGCTGCGGTCGGCGCGGCGCAACGGCGCACAGCGGTTCGTCTTCATCTCCAGCCCCAGCGCGCTCATGGACCGCGACGGCGGCGATCAGATCGAGATCGACGAATCGGTGCCGTACCCGCGCCGGTACCTGAACCTGTACTCCGAGACCAAGGCCGCCGCCGAACGCGCCGTACTGGCCGCGAACGGTGCCGGGTTCAGCACGTGTGCGCTGCGGCCCCGGGCCATCTGGGGTGCGGGCGACCGCTCCGGGCCGATCGTACGGCTGTTGAGCCGGGCCGCGGCGGGCACCCTGCCGGATCTGTCGTTCGGCAAACAGGTGTACGCCTCGCTCTGCCACGTGGAGAATATCGCCGACGCCTGCGTACAGGCCGCAAGCTCCGAAAAGGTCGGCGGCAAAGCGTATTTCGTGGCCGACGCGGAGCAGACCGATGTGTGGGGCTTCCTCGGCGAGGTCGCCACCGGACTCGGTTACGCCGCACCCAGCCGTCAGCCGAATCAGCGGGTCTTGAACGCCGCGGTCGCGGTCATCGACACCGTATGGCGGATTCCGTTCATCGCCACCCGCTGGTCACCGCCGCTGTCCCGGTATGTGGTGGCACTGATGACCCGCACCGCTACCTATGACACCGGTGCCGCCGCAAGGGATTTCGGCTATCGGCCGGTCGTCGGACGCGATACCGGACTCATCGAATTCCTGGCCTGGCTGCAAACCCAGGGCGGCATTGTCGAATTGACCAAAGACCTGCGATAA
- the metG gene encoding methionine--tRNA ligase: MSASDRPAFYVTTAIAYPNGVPHIGHAYEYISTDALARFKRLDGFDVFFMTGTDEHGQKVQQAAKAAGEPEAEYAARNSDVFETMDKALDVSFDRFIRTTDADHHAASIAIWERMAANDDIYLDTYAGWYSVRDEAFYNEDETTVLEDGTRVSTDTKTPVEWTEESNYFFRLSKYQDKLLDLYESKPEFMAPATRRNEIVSYVKAGLKDLSISRTTFDWGVPVPGDPAHVMYVWVDALTNYLTGVGFPNTDSAAFQKFWPADVHIIGKDITRFHAVYWPAFLMSAGIELPKRVFAHGFVFNKGEKMSKSTGNVVSPTELVDTYGLDAVRFFLLREISYGQDGAYSHEGIVSRINTDLANEYGNLAQRCLKMVARDFGSTVPTPGDFTDEDKAMLELARALPEQVRAEFDQQQIHLGLEHLWNTLREANRYFSAQAPWTLAKSGTPEDVAREGTILYVTMEVVRIVTLLVQPVIPGSAAKILDLLGQTDRDFAAIATPIAPGTALPEPEVVFPKYVEPKA, from the coding sequence ATGAGCGCATCCGACCGCCCCGCCTTCTATGTCACCACGGCCATCGCGTACCCGAATGGTGTCCCGCACATCGGGCACGCCTACGAGTACATCTCCACCGATGCGCTGGCCCGCTTCAAGCGGCTCGACGGATTCGACGTGTTCTTCATGACGGGCACCGATGAGCACGGCCAGAAGGTGCAGCAGGCCGCCAAGGCCGCCGGGGAGCCCGAGGCCGAGTACGCGGCCCGCAACTCGGACGTGTTCGAGACCATGGACAAGGCCCTCGACGTCTCCTTCGACCGGTTCATCCGGACCACCGATGCGGATCATCACGCCGCGTCCATCGCCATCTGGGAGCGGATGGCAGCCAATGACGACATCTACCTGGACACCTACGCCGGGTGGTACTCGGTGCGCGACGAGGCGTTCTACAACGAGGACGAGACCACGGTCCTCGAGGACGGCACTCGCGTCTCCACCGATACCAAGACCCCGGTCGAGTGGACCGAGGAGTCCAACTACTTCTTCCGGCTGTCCAAGTACCAGGACAAGCTGCTCGACCTGTATGAGAGCAAGCCGGAATTCATGGCCCCGGCGACCCGGCGCAATGAGATCGTCTCGTACGTCAAGGCCGGGCTGAAGGATCTGTCCATCTCCCGCACCACCTTCGACTGGGGCGTTCCGGTGCCGGGCGATCCCGCCCATGTCATGTACGTGTGGGTGGACGCGCTCACCAACTACCTCACCGGTGTGGGCTTCCCGAATACCGATTCGGCCGCCTTCCAGAAGTTCTGGCCCGCCGACGTGCACATCATCGGCAAGGACATCACGCGCTTCCACGCGGTGTACTGGCCCGCGTTCCTGATGTCCGCCGGAATCGAGCTGCCCAAGCGGGTTTTCGCGCACGGCTTCGTGTTCAACAAGGGCGAGAAGATGTCCAAGTCGACCGGCAATGTGGTGTCGCCGACCGAACTGGTGGACACCTACGGACTCGACGCGGTGCGGTTCTTCCTGCTGCGGGAGATCTCCTACGGGCAGGACGGGGCATACAGCCACGAGGGCATCGTCAGCCGGATCAATACCGATCTGGCCAACGAGTACGGCAATCTCGCACAGCGCTGCCTGAAGATGGTCGCGCGCGATTTCGGCAGCACGGTCCCGACGCCCGGTGACTTCACCGACGAGGACAAGGCCATGCTGGAGCTCGCCCGCGCGCTCCCCGAGCAGGTCCGCGCCGAATTCGACCAGCAGCAAATCCATTTGGGCCTCGAGCACCTCTGGAACACGCTGCGCGAGGCGAACCGCTACTTCTCGGCGCAGGCGCCGTGGACCCTGGCGAAGTCGGGCACGCCCGAGGATGTGGCCCGTGAGGGCACCATCCTCTACGTGACCATGGAGGTCGTGCGGATCGTGACGCTGCTCGTGCAGCCGGTCATCCCGGGCTCCGCCGCCAAGATCCTGGACCTGCTGGGCCAGACCGATCGCGACTTCGCCGCCATCGCCACCCCGATCGCCCCGGGCACCGCACTGCCCGAGCCCGAGGTCGTATTCCCGAAGTACGTGGAGCCCAAGGCTTAG
- a CDS encoding MMPL family transporter encodes MKAWARIIVARPKTVLVVAVLFALACGLFATGLAEKVSAAGYTDPGSESSTVDQWVRDQLGSQNPDVIAIYTAPEGRSLADIGPQVLTAVGKIDPALLDRPVESYWNSARSQYLRSADGRSAVAVVFAAGDDNRRIAVYPELAQALRVPGVETGLTGYSALAQEISAQSRHDLVVAESISIPLTALVLVLVFGGVVAASLPVLVGSLAVVGALGAVGIIARFTEVSVFAMNVVSLLGLGLAIDYGLFVVGRFREELAAGRSTAAAITRALDTAGRTVLFSALLLMCAFAGTFVFPQPVLRSLGFGSIAAVGLAALLSMTALPAALTLLGPRIGKWSWRANAFERSEARAQRFWGRVVTAVMRRPGAVAIAVGTLLLVLAAPLTGVRLGDIDHTALPVGNEIRSTVDELAIRFPAANSGATVLVRESDGSAPTSAQVGTALRELGAVHGVKQALQLDTRDNTAIIHTVLTAPDRSPAAQEIVRDLRDLRLDGLSLEVGGQSAATADSVTAVLRELPLMLTVMVLATLLMLGLAFRSVVLPLKAVFMAFLSLAATFGILTWIFDKGHLASVLSVSVGPISASMMVLIIAVVFGLSTDYEVFLLSRMVEAHEAGADTEESVRTGTVQTARVITAAAALLVLITGAFTLSPLTPMRFLGLGMVIALIIDATLVRMLLVPALVKLMGPANWWTPRRRSPVHTEPVVQIPEGAHGA; translated from the coding sequence ATGAAGGCTTGGGCGCGAATCATCGTCGCGCGGCCGAAGACCGTTCTGGTGGTGGCGGTGTTGTTCGCGCTGGCGTGCGGGTTGTTCGCGACCGGGCTGGCCGAAAAGGTCAGTGCGGCCGGGTATACCGATCCGGGGAGTGAATCCAGCACGGTCGATCAGTGGGTGCGTGATCAGCTGGGGTCGCAGAACCCGGATGTGATCGCGATCTATACCGCGCCGGAAGGGCGGTCGCTGGCCGATATCGGGCCGCAGGTGCTGACGGCCGTGGGGAAAATCGATCCGGCGTTGCTGGACCGACCGGTCGAAAGTTATTGGAACAGTGCGCGATCGCAGTATCTGAGGTCGGCGGACGGCCGGTCGGCGGTCGCCGTGGTATTCGCGGCCGGGGATGACAATCGGCGTATCGCCGTGTATCCCGAGCTGGCGCAGGCATTGCGGGTGCCGGGGGTCGAGACCGGACTCACCGGGTACAGCGCGCTGGCCCAGGAGATCAGCGCCCAATCGCGGCACGATCTCGTTGTGGCCGAGTCGATTTCGATACCGCTCACCGCTCTCGTGCTGGTGCTGGTCTTCGGTGGCGTAGTGGCCGCGTCACTGCCCGTGCTCGTCGGCAGCCTCGCGGTGGTCGGCGCGCTGGGAGCGGTCGGCATTATCGCGCGGTTCACCGAGGTGAGCGTGTTCGCCATGAATGTGGTGTCACTGCTCGGGCTCGGATTGGCCATCGACTACGGGCTTTTCGTGGTCGGCCGCTTCCGTGAGGAACTCGCCGCGGGGCGATCCACCGCCGCCGCGATCACCCGCGCGCTCGACACCGCCGGACGTACCGTGCTGTTCTCCGCGCTATTGCTCATGTGCGCGTTCGCGGGCACCTTCGTATTCCCGCAGCCCGTGCTCCGATCACTCGGCTTCGGCTCCATCGCGGCGGTCGGTCTGGCAGCGCTGCTGTCGATGACCGCGCTCCCCGCCGCGCTCACCCTGCTCGGTCCGCGCATCGGCAAATGGAGCTGGCGGGCAAACGCTTTCGAACGTTCCGAGGCGCGGGCGCAGCGATTCTGGGGCCGCGTGGTCACCGCCGTCATGCGCCGTCCGGGTGCGGTCGCGATCGCCGTGGGCACACTGCTGCTGGTGCTGGCCGCGCCGCTCACCGGTGTGCGGCTCGGCGATATCGACCACACCGCACTCCCCGTGGGCAATGAGATCCGTTCGACCGTAGACGAATTGGCGATACGCTTCCCCGCAGCCAACAGTGGCGCGACGGTGCTGGTTCGCGAATCCGATGGCAGCGCACCGACTTCCGCCCAAGTCGGCACCGCACTGCGGGAACTCGGCGCGGTGCACGGTGTCAAACAGGCCCTGCAACTGGACACCCGGGACAACACCGCCATCATCCACACCGTGTTGACCGCGCCGGATCGCTCCCCCGCCGCCCAGGAAATTGTGCGTGACCTGCGCGACCTGCGGCTCGACGGCCTCAGCCTGGAAGTGGGCGGGCAGAGCGCCGCCACCGCCGACAGCGTCACCGCGGTCCTGCGCGAACTCCCGCTCATGCTCACCGTCATGGTGCTGGCCACCCTGCTCATGCTGGGCCTGGCCTTCCGCTCGGTGGTGCTCCCGCTCAAAGCGGTATTCATGGCCTTCCTCAGCCTGGCCGCCACTTTCGGCATCCTCACCTGGATCTTCGACAAGGGCCATCTGGCAAGCGTTTTGAGCGTGAGCGTAGGCCCGATCTCCGCCAGCATGATGGTGCTCATCATCGCGGTGGTCTTCGGCCTCTCCACCGACTACGAGGTCTTCCTGCTCTCCCGCATGGTCGAGGCGCACGAGGCCGGAGCCGATACCGAGGAGTCCGTCCGCACCGGAACGGTGCAGACGGCACGCGTAATCACCGCCGCCGCAGCACTTCTCGTGCTGATCACCGGGGCGTTCACGCTCTCCCCGCTGACCCCGATGCGTTTCCTGGGCTTGGGCATGGTGATCGCCTTGATCATCGATGCCACCCTGGTCCGCATGCTGCTGGTCCCGGCGCTGGTGAAACTCATGGGCCCTGCCAACTGGTGGACACCCCGCCGCCGATCCCCCGTCCACACCGAGCCGGTGGTCCAGATCCCCGAGGGCGCGCACGGCGCATAG
- a CDS encoding peptide synthetase: protein MSTFRRPISPTEFMYFPMRDLAPPFLMQLAVEGVGSIDAEELRRAVTVAAEANPGARLVRDGKYWVDSGVAPAVRVVEHALRYPELESDPVLTSPIGPTPESTLEVLMLTATPFTLVFRVFHGVMDGMGMVMWATDVLRVLRGQEPIGAADPIADEELVRKVGAPGRPALMVPRFRSALGPGRQDPGEPRHLLRHRTIHATGPGAMVRVAAILADEGGPLSRIMIPVDLRRHDPELRSTANLALPLFLDAHPGVDWQQLNADKRIGLQERRELNQMQAARMSNLPQAPGRVLLRSLNWAGSRLGRNLASATVSHMGRYNFDELAVPGFTPTSIRVLPQHSVAMPLLMGLTEGGGRTELTVSARSGRGIPDRLEALLDRIVKTLESELPRTDSVDR from the coding sequence ATGAGCACCTTCCGCCGACCCATCTCCCCCACCGAATTCATGTACTTCCCGATGCGGGATCTGGCTCCGCCGTTCCTCATGCAGCTGGCCGTCGAGGGCGTCGGAAGCATCGACGCCGAGGAGCTGCGGCGCGCGGTAACCGTTGCGGCCGAGGCGAATCCGGGTGCTCGTCTGGTCCGTGACGGTAAGTACTGGGTGGACAGCGGGGTCGCACCCGCCGTGCGGGTGGTGGAGCACGCGCTGCGCTACCCGGAACTGGAATCGGATCCGGTGCTCACCAGCCCGATCGGGCCGACCCCCGAATCCACCCTCGAGGTGCTCATGCTCACCGCCACACCGTTCACCCTGGTCTTCCGGGTGTTCCACGGTGTCATGGACGGTATGGGCATGGTCATGTGGGCCACCGATGTGCTGCGGGTACTGCGCGGGCAGGAGCCGATCGGCGCCGCGGACCCGATCGCCGATGAGGAGCTGGTGCGCAAGGTCGGCGCGCCCGGCCGCCCGGCGCTCATGGTGCCGCGCTTCCGCTCCGCCCTCGGCCCCGGCCGCCAGGATCCGGGTGAGCCGCGACATCTGCTGCGCCACCGCACCATTCATGCCACCGGACCCGGCGCCATGGTGCGGGTCGCCGCCATTCTCGCCGATGAGGGCGGACCGCTCTCACGCATCATGATCCCGGTGGACCTGCGCCGCCACGATCCGGAACTGCGCTCGACCGCCAACCTCGCCCTCCCGCTCTTCCTGGACGCGCACCCCGGCGTCGACTGGCAGCAGCTCAACGCGGACAAGCGCATCGGCCTCCAGGAGCGCCGCGAACTCAACCAGATGCAGGCCGCCCGCATGTCCAACCTCCCGCAGGCGCCCGGCCGTGTCCTGCTCCGCTCCCTCAACTGGGCGGGCTCGCGACTGGGGCGAAACCTGGCCTCCGCCACCGTCTCCCATATGGGCCGGTACAACTTCGACGAACTCGCGGTCCCCGGCTTCACCCCCACCTCCATCCGCGTCCTGCCCCAGCACAGCGTCGCCATGCCCCTGCTCATGGGCCTCACCGAAGGCGGCGGCCGCACCGAACTCACGGTCTCCGCCCGCAGCGGCCGCGGCATTCCGGACCGCCTCGAAGCCCTGCTGGATCGCATTGTGAAGACCCTGGAAAGCGAACTACCCCGGACGGATTCGGTCGATCGATGA